A single window of Sphingobacterium sp. ML3W DNA harbors:
- a CDS encoding trimeric intracellular cation channel family protein: MTATNYIYFSDLLGTMLFAISGAMAANRRKIDIFGATFTGFVTAIGGGSLRDFCLNLRPIWVDDGNYLIAILIGVFLAAILNDQLDKFSRTLTLFDAMGIAFFTIVGLQKSLMYESSIIAAVILGMFSAVMGGVIRDTLMNETPLIFRKEIYATACLSGAILFVCLAYFGVDEGINAFISALLVFMVRILAVKYRFSLPIIGG; encoded by the coding sequence ATGACGGCAACCAATTATATATACTTCAGTGATTTATTAGGAACCATGCTTTTTGCTATTTCAGGAGCAATGGCGGCCAACCGTCGTAAAATTGACATATTTGGGGCAACATTCACCGGATTTGTAACCGCAATAGGTGGGGGATCATTACGTGACTTCTGTTTAAATTTACGTCCTATATGGGTGGATGATGGCAACTACTTAATCGCTATCTTAATAGGTGTGTTTCTCGCTGCTATCCTCAACGATCAGTTAGACAAGTTCTCTAGGACACTGACTCTCTTTGACGCCATGGGAATTGCCTTTTTCACGATAGTTGGACTACAAAAGTCACTTATGTACGAAAGTTCCATTATAGCGGCAGTCATTTTAGGCATGTTTTCAGCTGTAATGGGAGGGGTTATACGTGACACGCTAATGAATGAGACTCCCTTGATCTTCAGAAAAGAAATATATGCAACAGCCTGCTTGTCCGGAGCTATTCTATTTGTCTGTTTAGCCTATTTTGGTGTCGACGAAGGCATAAATGCATTTATCAGCGCACTCTTAGTATTCATGGTAAGAATCTTAGCCGTGAAATATAGATTTTCACTGCCCATAATAGGTGGATAA
- the def gene encoding peptide deformylase → MKLPIVAYGDPVLRKVADEIDKDYPNLKQLIADMFETMYAANGVGIAAPQVGLPIRLFVIDATPFAEDSEDEKEVLKNFKKVFINPIMVEESGDKWAFSEGCLSIPDINEDVMRHPNIKINYLDENFEEHEIDLTGLAARVVQHEYDHIEGKLFTDKLSSLKKTMLKNKLDTISKGMVRVGYKMKFPFLKKKR, encoded by the coding sequence ATGAAACTTCCAATTGTGGCTTACGGCGATCCAGTATTGCGTAAGGTAGCAGATGAAATAGATAAGGATTATCCAAACTTGAAGCAATTGATTGCTGATATGTTTGAGACGATGTATGCGGCAAATGGTGTTGGAATTGCAGCACCGCAAGTTGGTTTACCCATTCGTCTTTTTGTAATCGATGCGACTCCGTTTGCTGAAGATTCTGAAGATGAAAAAGAAGTTTTGAAAAATTTCAAAAAAGTATTTATTAATCCCATTATGGTTGAAGAATCAGGAGATAAGTGGGCTTTTAGTGAAGGATGTTTAAGTATTCCGGATATTAATGAAGACGTAATGAGACATCCCAATATTAAAATTAATTATTTGGATGAAAACTTCGAAGAACATGAGATTGATTTGACGGGGTTAGCAGCTCGCGTCGTGCAACATGAGTACGATCATATCGAAGGTAAGTTATTTACTGATAAGTTATCTTCTTTGAAGAAAACCATGTTGAAAAACAAATTGGATACCATTTCTAAGGGTATGGTTCGTGTTGGGTATAAAATGAAATTTCCATTTCTAAAGAAAAAGCGCTAA
- a CDS encoding Gfo/Idh/MocA family protein: MKRKLRMGMVGGGNDAFIGAVHRIAANMDGKIELVCGSFSINPEINKQSAEDLFIPENRCYANYEEMILKESQLPEDERMDFLTIVTPNFMHYPPAKMALENGFNVVIEKPMTLTLEEAKSLEEIVKSTNKTLCLTHTYSGYPMVKQAKAMVKAGHFGKIRKIVVEYPQGWLSKLTEREGNAGAAWRADPTKSGKSLAMGDIGVHAAHLAEYISGLKITEVNADLTSFVEGRYLDDDGSVLLRFEEGAKGMLWASQIAAGEENALRIRIYGEHGGFEWANEDPNNLIVKMLGEPRQTLRTGNAYSDPNQLSSFATHNTRIPAGHPEGLLESFGNIYRNFAQTVSAKLEGRTPTAEMQDFPQVHEGVRGMAFIENVVNNNNGSEKWTKFVV, from the coding sequence ATGAAGAGAAAACTACGAATGGGTATGGTCGGAGGTGGCAACGATGCTTTCATTGGAGCCGTACACCGTATCGCAGCAAATATGGATGGCAAAATCGAACTCGTATGTGGTTCATTTAGTATCAATCCTGAAATTAACAAACAGTCAGCTGAAGATTTATTCATTCCTGAAAATCGCTGTTATGCCAACTATGAAGAGATGATTTTAAAGGAAAGTCAACTTCCTGAAGATGAGCGCATGGATTTTCTAACGATTGTTACACCCAATTTCATGCATTATCCTCCCGCGAAGATGGCGTTAGAAAATGGATTTAATGTTGTCATTGAAAAACCAATGACCTTAACATTAGAGGAAGCTAAATCATTGGAAGAAATAGTTAAAAGTACAAATAAAACACTATGCCTAACGCACACATACTCGGGTTATCCCATGGTAAAACAGGCAAAAGCAATGGTGAAGGCTGGTCATTTCGGAAAAATCCGCAAAATTGTTGTGGAATACCCTCAGGGATGGTTGAGTAAATTAACAGAGCGCGAAGGAAACGCAGGTGCAGCATGGCGTGCCGACCCAACTAAATCTGGTAAGTCATTAGCAATGGGTGATATTGGTGTTCATGCGGCTCACCTTGCCGAGTATATCTCTGGTCTTAAAATCACTGAAGTAAATGCAGACTTAACCTCATTTGTAGAAGGAAGATACCTAGACGACGATGGTTCTGTTTTATTACGCTTTGAAGAAGGTGCAAAAGGAATGCTTTGGGCTTCACAAATAGCTGCAGGTGAAGAAAATGCATTGCGAATCCGAATCTATGGTGAGCATGGTGGATTCGAATGGGCTAACGAAGACCCTAACAATCTAATTGTCAAAATGTTGGGAGAACCACGTCAAACATTACGTACTGGAAATGCATACAGTGATCCAAATCAATTAAGTTCATTCGCTACGCATAATACACGTATTCCTGCGGGACATCCTGAAGGATTACTAGAATCATTCGGTAATATATACCGCAATTTTGCACAAACAGTATCTGCAAAATTGGAAGGTAGAACACCAACAGCAGAAATGCAAGATTTCCCTCAGGTACACGAAGGGGTAAGGGGCATGGCTTTTATAGAAAATGTTGTAAATAACAATAATGGTTCTGAAAAATGGACTAAATTTGTTGTGTGA